From Natrinema amylolyticum, the proteins below share one genomic window:
- a CDS encoding CopG family ribbon-helix-helix protein, translating to MAVVSVSMPDELLERLDQFAEEHGYTGRSEVVREASRNLLGEFEDTRLEERDLMGIVTVLFDYETTSVEERMMHLRHEHEALVASNFHSHVGDHYCMELFVLEGELKDISTFVGKIRATKDALTVDYSVIPVDSFNPLAQG from the coding sequence ATGGCAGTCGTCAGCGTCTCGATGCCGGACGAACTCCTCGAGCGACTCGACCAGTTCGCCGAGGAGCACGGCTACACCGGTCGGAGCGAAGTCGTCAGGGAAGCCTCGCGGAACCTGCTCGGGGAGTTCGAGGACACGCGGCTCGAGGAGCGGGACCTGATGGGCATCGTCACCGTGCTGTTCGACTACGAGACCACGAGCGTCGAAGAGCGGATGATGCACTTGCGCCACGAACACGAGGCCCTCGTCGCCTCGAACTTCCACAGTCACGTCGGCGACCACTACTGCATGGAGCTGTTCGTCCTCGAGGGCGAACTCAAGGACATCTCGACGTTCGTCGGCAAGATCAGGGCGACCAAGGACGCGCTGACCGTCGACTACTCGGTCATTCCGGTCGACAGTTTCAATCCGCTCGCACAGGGATAG
- a CDS encoding creatininase family protein, translating to MYLGDEAWPDLETYFESESLALVPLGSTEQHGPHLPEATDHLIAEAFAREVADRTGYLCTPTVNIGVSGHHRQFHGTMWVEPPAFRSYMESLTRNLTAHGIDRVIYVNAHGGNVPHLREVGGRLRQDEVAYAIEWMWDESIPELVDDLFEQNGPHGGPKETSMIQYLEPDLVHDDRLEEARDTGIPSVEAAETVRHGSRTFFDAADNTDNGVLGDQTDASAEKGEQLFEAASDQLVRLCEWLAAQEFADLLPEEHV from the coding sequence ATGTATCTCGGCGACGAGGCATGGCCGGACCTCGAGACGTACTTCGAATCGGAATCGCTCGCGCTCGTGCCGCTCGGTTCGACGGAACAGCACGGGCCGCACCTCCCCGAAGCGACCGACCACCTGATCGCGGAAGCGTTCGCGCGCGAGGTCGCCGACCGGACCGGATATCTCTGTACGCCGACGGTGAATATCGGCGTCAGCGGCCACCACCGACAGTTCCACGGGACGATGTGGGTCGAACCGCCGGCGTTCCGGTCCTACATGGAATCGCTGACGCGAAATCTCACGGCGCACGGGATCGATCGCGTGATCTACGTCAACGCCCATGGCGGGAACGTTCCGCATCTGCGGGAAGTCGGCGGACGACTCCGACAGGACGAGGTCGCGTACGCCATCGAGTGGATGTGGGACGAGTCGATCCCGGAACTGGTCGACGACCTCTTCGAACAGAACGGGCCCCACGGCGGGCCCAAGGAGACCTCGATGATCCAATACCTCGAACCGGACCTGGTTCACGACGACCGCCTCGAGGAGGCAAGGGACACCGGAATCCCGAGCGTCGAGGCGGCAGAGACGGTCAGACACGGCTCGCGGACGTTCTTCGACGCGGCCGACAACACCGACAACGGCGTCCTGGGGGACCAGACGGACGCCTCCGCCGAGAAGGGCGAGCAACTGTTTGAAGCGGCGAGCGACCAACTCGTCCGCCTCTGCGAGTGGCTCGCCGCTCAGGAGTTCGCGGACCTGCTCCCCGAGGAGCACGTCTGA